GTTGCCACGTAGATAAATAGCTTCTTTGTGTTCAGTATTTGTATAAATAAGTGGACGTTTTGCTCCTGCAAAAGCAACTTCTGTATGAGTGTCTTTATCTTTCAATCTACAAAAAGCAATATCCATTCCGTCGTCATTAGCTCTGTCATCTTCTCCTTTTAGTTCTCGTTCTTGTTTTAAGGCTGTTCTGACTTGATGATTGAGTTGTTCTAAAATTTCACTAGGCTCAAATATTTTTTTCTCATTGACAATCTCATTCAAAATAGAGTGTCCAATCATAGACATAAAAGCTCCCGGAACTCCGTGTCCAGTACAGTCCACAGCAGCGATAAAGGTATAATTATCTATATGAGAAAACCAGTAAAAATCTCCAGAAACAATATCTTTTGGGCGAAAAAGAACAAAGTAGTCTGGTAAATACTGTGTCATTCTTTCACTAGAAGGCAAAACAGCTTGCTGAATCGTTTGAGCATAACGAATAGAGTCTGTGATATTTCTGTTCTTACTCTGAATAGTATTGTATGCCTTCGCATTATCAATAGCTATTGCTGTATAGGATGCCAATGAGCTAAGAAGGGCTACCTTGTGTTCGTCATAGACATTTTTTTCAAAACTTTGAACTGTAATTACGCCAATCGGACGGTTTTCGACAGATAAAGGAAGATAAATCAAAGAACTTGGAAGCTCTCCTGCTGTTGCTTCATAACTCTTAAACTTTTTAGGGTATTCTTTTTCAAAATCGTTTATCAAAATAACTTCCTGCTTTCCTAAACACTGTACAGAAAAATGTTCTTTATTAGAAACATAGTCGGAATGGTCTGGCAACACTTCGCCTCTTTCTATAAAACCTCTAAATTTGATTCGCTTTTCAGCAGGTTCATAAATCCCTATGCCAAAAGCCTCTGCTGGCATAAGTTGATTTACTTTTTCATAGAGTGTTTGTGCAATATCTTCTACATGAAGAGAAGCTGTAATTTCTCTACCAATATCAGAAAGCGTATTTAGATTTTGATATGATTCTTCTATTTCTTCGTTTTTCTGAACCAAAACAACGGCTTGCTGCTCTAGCTCTGCATTTTTCTTTTCTATGTAGTCTCTTTGAGACAAAATTTCTTCTTGTTGTTGTTCTAATTCTTCATTTTGCACCAAAATTTCTTGTTTCTGCTCTTCTAAAGCTAAGTTTTGTGAGCTGATTTGGTCTTTTTGTTTGGTTATGCGTTCATTTTGCTCTGAAAGTTGTTTGTTAGCTTTTTGTTTTTGGAAAAATGCAAAAAGAATAATTAAACCAATCAGTAAGGCAAGTGCAATCGCACCATAAAGAACATAACGTAAGAGTCTTTCTTCTTTTTCTGCTAAATTTTTCTTCTCAATTTGCTCTGCTTTGAGTTTGTTTTCTAGTTCTAAGTTTTTAATTGCCTCTTTTTGCTTTTCTTTTTCTAAAAGCTCTTGTTTGAGAGCAAGGTCTTTTATTTCCTGTTCTTTCTCTAAATCTTTAATAGCCTGTTCTTTTTTCTCACTTTCCAACTGTTGTTGAGTAAGTAAAAGGGCTTGCTGTGTTTTTTGTCTTTCTAAATTAGCATTTCGTAGGTTGGCTTCTTGTATGGTTTTGTCTTGCAATTCTAGTTCAAGGTCTTGCAATTTTTTATCTGTCTCTAATTGTTTTTTCTTAGAAGCAAGGTCTTGAATTTCTTCATCTACCAAAAGGAGTTTGAGTTCTTTTTCATTCTTCTCAAAAGCAATTTGACGCTG
This genomic window from Bernardetia sp. contains:
- a CDS encoding tetratricopeptide repeat protein, with translation MCITPNSHTDLKFKKILFWIVSFVASVVLSTNTFGQSIEQLQKQVEKADSDSLKSHLKNEMARISIEEQNYERGLLYAQQAFSSALQGNTQTELTTSILHFAHIYRGKNQFTNSLRWYLQALKNIEKLGNRKLLAETYQEVGEFYQEQEVEGKALEYLTKSNEIYGELGEDVHPKLLSSIADAHLELKNYDQALAYYTAVLEIYNIDNDTEGKLETFRSLTDLYKIIGNYQKALEYNTQILEIHKAKKDDNGTAVALNNIGFLNKFLGDYDTSLENFKQSLTFNPADKPNTTTLTNIGVIYQIKGDYVNSLNYFTQALQSAKKNGNTDEVAQAYNYLAAIYLLRRDFQNARAYTAEAIKLAKATNNAEVLTTSYRTMSEIYQRQNDFRNAYSYYGRYAAVRDSLSQNEKEELQKSLQRQIAFEKNEKELKLLLVDEEIQDLASKKKQLETDKKLQDLELELQDKTIQEANLRNANLERQKTQQALLLTQQQLESEKKEQAIKDLEKEQEIKDLALKQELLEKEKQKEAIKNLELENKLKAEQIEKKNLAEKEERLLRYVLYGAIALALLIGLIILFAFFQKQKANKQLSEQNERITKQKDQISSQNLALEEQKQEILVQNEELEQQQEEILSQRDYIEKKNAELEQQAVVLVQKNEEIEESYQNLNTLSDIGREITASLHVEDIAQTLYEKVNQLMPAEAFGIGIYEPAEKRIKFRGFIERGEVLPDHSDYVSNKEHFSVQCLGKQEVILINDFEKEYPKKFKSYEATAGELPSSLIYLPLSVENRPIGVITVQSFEKNVYDEHKVALLSSLASYTAIAIDNAKAYNTIQSKNRNITDSIRYAQTIQQAVLPSSERMTQYLPDYFVLFRPKDIVSGDFYWFSHIDNYTFIAAVDCTGHGVPGAFMSMIGHSILNEIVNEKKIFEPSEILEQLNHQVRTALKQERELKGEDDRANDDGMDIAFCRLKDKDTHTEVAFAGAKRPLIYTNTEHKEAIYLRGNNKTIGGVRNKVNKKFETQIVELPKDSMIYLTTDGYADQNDTQQEKFGTPKLLRFLKEISTLKLYEQKAKMEQALDVHQRGEEQRDDITIIGIRV